In the Hyalangium ruber genome, one interval contains:
- a CDS encoding serine/threonine-protein kinase gives MVHLGPDISQPSAFAVSAAAPEEERAFLQRRLVFLFKTLCLLAAGFYAITTLAALLTLELPWLHVLIAPSFAFHLASIGVSFCFWQACRGAPRSLRILRALESVGLLGALFLLKLDAFSEGDSHSLLLGTNAVLICRAVIVPTSVRRTLWTSMAGALPDAVFLALMRAGSSDGYLLVALDALLWSAIAVIMASLVTRVIYGLRQQVRDARKLGQYTLLEPLGAGAMGDVYLASHAMMRRRTAIKLLRANTDGQGLVRFEREVQLTSQLTHPNTIAIYDYGRTQEGLFYYVMEHLEGMDLERLLAGSGPQPPARVIHILRQVCGALEEAHGLGLLHRDIKPANLFLCRRRGVPDMVKVLDFGLVKELGASEESGSHRPHVVAGTPHYLAPEAITTPTKVDGRGDLYSLGAVGYALLTGGHVFMGQTAAEICSHQVNTQPLPPDIRSGRELPPDLCGIILRCLEKRPEARFANARELRMALEACADAGRWTELEAELWWDRNGETLEKTVVRRNPLALTGTQTVVKDLDGRVAA, from the coding sequence ATGGTGCATCTCGGGCCCGATATCTCGCAGCCCTCGGCCTTCGCCGTGAGCGCGGCCGCTCCTGAGGAGGAGCGGGCGTTCCTCCAGCGTCGCCTGGTGTTCCTGTTCAAGACGCTGTGTCTCCTCGCCGCCGGCTTCTACGCCATCACCACGTTGGCCGCGCTCCTGACGCTCGAGCTGCCGTGGCTACACGTGCTCATCGCCCCCAGCTTTGCCTTCCACCTGGCCAGCATCGGGGTCTCCTTCTGTTTCTGGCAGGCGTGTCGCGGTGCGCCCCGCTCCCTGCGGATCCTGCGCGCGTTGGAGAGCGTGGGGCTCTTGGGGGCACTCTTCCTCCTGAAGCTCGATGCCTTCAGCGAGGGGGATTCCCACTCCCTGCTGCTGGGCACCAACGCGGTGCTGATCTGCCGCGCGGTGATTGTTCCCACCTCCGTGCGCCGGACGCTCTGGACTTCCATGGCGGGAGCGCTGCCGGACGCGGTCTTCCTGGCGCTGATGCGGGCGGGTAGCTCCGATGGCTACCTCCTGGTCGCGCTGGATGCGCTGCTCTGGAGCGCCATCGCCGTCATCATGGCGAGCCTGGTGACCCGGGTCATCTACGGCCTGCGCCAGCAGGTGCGGGATGCGCGCAAGCTGGGCCAGTACACGCTACTCGAGCCGCTGGGCGCCGGGGCCATGGGCGATGTGTACCTGGCGAGCCACGCGATGATGCGCCGCCGCACCGCCATCAAGCTCTTGCGCGCCAACACGGATGGCCAGGGCCTGGTGCGCTTCGAGCGCGAGGTGCAGCTCACCAGTCAGCTCACCCACCCGAACACCATCGCCATCTACGACTACGGCCGCACCCAAGAGGGGCTGTTCTATTACGTGATGGAGCACCTGGAGGGCATGGACCTGGAGCGGTTGCTGGCCGGCTCGGGGCCACAGCCTCCCGCGAGGGTCATCCACATCCTGCGCCAGGTGTGCGGAGCGCTGGAGGAGGCCCATGGCCTGGGGCTGCTCCACCGCGACATCAAGCCGGCCAATCTCTTCCTCTGCCGGCGCCGGGGTGTGCCGGACATGGTGAAGGTGCTGGACTTCGGGCTGGTGAAGGAGCTGGGTGCCTCCGAGGAGTCCGGCTCCCATCGGCCCCACGTGGTGGCGGGGACTCCGCACTATCTGGCTCCCGAGGCGATCACCACGCCGACGAAGGTGGACGGGCGAGGCGACCTCTATTCGCTGGGGGCGGTGGGCTACGCGCTGCTCACCGGTGGCCATGTCTTCATGGGGCAGACCGCGGCGGAGATCTGCTCGCACCAGGTGAACACGCAGCCGCTCCCTCCCGATATCCGCTCGGGGCGTGAGCTGCCGCCGGACCTGTGTGGCATCATCCTCCGCTGCCTGGAGAAGCGCCCGGAAGCCCGCTTCGCCAACGCGCGTGAGCTGCGGATGGCGCTGGAGGCGTGCGCGGACGCCGGGCGCTGGACGGAGTTGGAAGCCGAGCTGTGGTGGGACAGGAACGGCGAGACGCTGGAGAAGACCGTCGTACGCCGCAACCCGCTGGCCCTCACCGGGACGCAGACCGTGGTGAAGGATCTGGACGGACGCGTGGCGGCGTAG
- a CDS encoding cellulase family glycosylhydrolase, which yields MRSRWVLTLMLLTACGEDLAEQLEAEASDCEVQPAVRLGEAPSTAVFLNAYYLQEEATRALRQELTESPVLEETFSKAVALGAWGVRTSGFNDARSKQGDSAIQLAPGVYDETSFRGLDWVLTRAAHHGVKLVLTLGNYWDAYGGARQYVEWAGLPAPQEGDSRFFTERAVIEHYKRHVTHVLSRVNTFDGIRYGEHPSVLAWELLNEPRGVGLDRQGEAMRAWVDEVAEVVHTHAPGHRVGTGEEGFDVSGDGYDAAFWGLMPSELLFGSSVSFRRNTASPLIDFGGAHFYPELWGIPSDATARAGARWISDHAALARELGKPMFLGEFGLRNQGDFSLEERRALYRGWLRCAWRAGVGGLAPWMFSYDSRPDAWDAFTFYYRDGTAPEHPSNRYADLVIEATGRTGER from the coding sequence ATGCGCTCCCGCTGGGTCCTGACCTTGATGCTGCTCACGGCCTGTGGCGAGGATCTCGCGGAGCAGCTCGAGGCGGAGGCCTCCGACTGTGAGGTGCAGCCCGCGGTGCGGCTGGGAGAGGCGCCGTCCACGGCGGTGTTTCTCAACGCGTACTACCTCCAGGAAGAGGCCACGAGGGCGCTGCGCCAGGAGCTGACCGAGTCACCCGTCCTGGAGGAGACGTTCTCGAAGGCCGTGGCGCTCGGCGCCTGGGGGGTGCGCACCAGCGGCTTCAACGACGCGCGGAGCAAACAGGGAGACTCCGCCATCCAGCTCGCTCCCGGGGTGTACGACGAGACCAGCTTCCGAGGGTTGGACTGGGTCCTGACGCGCGCGGCCCACCATGGGGTGAAGCTCGTTCTGACACTCGGCAACTACTGGGACGCCTATGGCGGAGCGCGTCAATACGTGGAGTGGGCCGGGCTGCCTGCGCCGCAGGAGGGTGACTCGCGCTTCTTCACCGAGCGCGCGGTGATCGAGCACTACAAGCGGCACGTCACGCACGTGCTGTCCCGCGTCAACACCTTCGATGGGATCCGCTACGGCGAGCACCCGTCCGTGCTCGCCTGGGAGTTGCTCAATGAGCCGCGCGGGGTGGGGCTGGATCGGCAGGGCGAGGCGATGCGGGCCTGGGTGGACGAAGTGGCCGAGGTGGTACACACCCATGCGCCCGGCCATCGGGTGGGCACGGGGGAGGAGGGCTTCGACGTCTCCGGAGACGGCTATGACGCGGCGTTCTGGGGGCTGATGCCCTCGGAGCTGCTCTTCGGGTCCTCGGTGAGCTTCCGGCGAAACACCGCCTCTCCGCTCATCGACTTCGGGGGCGCGCACTTCTACCCGGAGCTGTGGGGCATCCCCAGCGACGCGACGGCCCGGGCGGGAGCACGCTGGATCTCGGACCACGCCGCCCTGGCGCGCGAGTTGGGCAAGCCGATGTTCCTGGGGGAGTTCGGCCTGCGCAACCAAGGGGACTTCTCGCTGGAGGAGCGGCGGGCCCTGTACCGGGGCTGGCTGCGCTGTGCGTGGCGGGCGGGCGTGGGAGGGCTCGCTCCGTGGATGTTCTCCTATGACTCCCGCCCCGATGCGTGGGACGCCTTCACCTTTTATTACCGGGATGGCACCGCTCCGGAGCACCCGAGCAACCGCTATGCGGACCTCGTCATCGAGGCCACCGGACGCACTGGGGAGCGCTGA
- a CDS encoding cysteine hydrolase family protein encodes MKRALLVIDIQKDYFPGGKMQLVGAEEASLRARELIEGFRKSGEELIHIQHLFQSPNAPFFVPGTEGAEIHPNVKPLPGERLIVKHYANSFKETPLQSVLRERGITDVVICGMMTSMCVDAATRASADLGFNTYVAADACAAPDLRSGQELIPGRTVHNAFLAALGSLVARVETTSEILSRRG; translated from the coding sequence ATGAAGCGCGCACTGCTCGTCATCGATATCCAGAAGGACTACTTCCCGGGAGGCAAGATGCAGCTCGTCGGCGCCGAGGAAGCGAGCCTGAGGGCCCGAGAGCTGATCGAGGGCTTCCGCAAGAGCGGCGAGGAGCTCATCCACATCCAGCACCTCTTCCAATCTCCGAACGCGCCCTTCTTCGTCCCCGGCACCGAGGGTGCTGAGATCCACCCCAACGTGAAGCCGCTTCCGGGCGAGCGCCTCATCGTCAAGCACTACGCCAACTCCTTCAAGGAGACACCGCTGCAGAGCGTGCTCCGGGAGCGGGGCATCACCGATGTCGTCATCTGCGGGATGATGACGAGCATGTGCGTGGACGCCGCCACGCGCGCTTCCGCGGACCTCGGCTTCAACACCTACGTGGCCGCCGATGCCTGCGCCGCCCCGGATCTGCGCTCGGGGCAGGAGCTCATCCCCGGGCGCACCGTACACAACGCCTTCCTGGCTGCACTCGGCTCGCTGGTGGCCCGGGTGGAGACCACGAGCGAGATTCTCTCCCGGCGCGGCTGA
- a CDS encoding M14 family metallopeptidase: MIEISSPATLSALWEEVRLPERPPLPLVRHAQVEAWVRRLPPDLFQVEVAGHSVEGRALYHVQVGQGPRQVLLWSQMHGDEPTATTALFEVFEYVRRYREHPRVQELLSTLTLHAVPMLNPDGAERFQRVNAQGIDINRDALRLQTPEGRTLKALRDRLQPSIGFNLHNQDWRTSVGTSGKPASISLLAPAFDAARSDNPGRLLAKKLCAVIRDAVEALVPGQVGRYSDAFEVRAFGDNMGLWGTPAVLIETGPWAGIDADAPLLRLNFVALVSSLEALASGQAEQADLGRYDSIPLNDGKGLFHVVVKEAHVFGEAGEAFIGDIGMTAFMAVRQRQGAPVAVIAGQIADLGDLRVFGAVETVDGRGLTAVPLPPRGAREGDLIPLPPRSLCGVKVGQPAELMLLRPAKSAGMWRVERIVRFER, translated from the coding sequence ATGATCGAGATCTCCTCTCCCGCGACGCTCTCCGCCCTCTGGGAAGAAGTCCGCCTCCCGGAGCGGCCTCCGCTGCCGCTCGTTCGCCATGCGCAGGTGGAGGCGTGGGTGCGGAGACTTCCGCCGGACCTCTTCCAGGTGGAGGTCGCCGGGCACTCGGTGGAGGGGCGCGCGCTCTACCACGTTCAGGTGGGCCAGGGCCCGAGGCAGGTGCTGCTCTGGTCGCAGATGCATGGCGACGAGCCCACCGCCACGACGGCGCTATTCGAGGTCTTCGAGTACGTGCGGCGCTACCGTGAGCACCCGCGGGTACAGGAGCTGCTGTCCACGCTCACGCTGCACGCCGTGCCCATGCTCAACCCCGATGGGGCCGAGCGCTTCCAGCGCGTCAACGCGCAGGGCATCGATATCAATCGAGATGCGCTGAGGCTGCAGACGCCCGAGGGGCGTACGCTCAAGGCGCTGCGGGATCGGCTTCAGCCCTCCATTGGCTTCAACCTGCACAACCAGGACTGGCGCACGTCGGTGGGGACGAGCGGCAAGCCGGCCTCCATCTCGCTGCTCGCGCCGGCCTTCGATGCGGCCCGCAGCGACAATCCCGGTCGCCTCCTCGCCAAGAAGCTGTGCGCGGTCATCCGGGACGCGGTCGAGGCGCTGGTGCCTGGGCAGGTGGGGCGCTACAGCGACGCGTTCGAGGTGCGTGCCTTTGGCGACAACATGGGGCTCTGGGGTACGCCCGCGGTCCTCATCGAGACGGGACCCTGGGCCGGGATCGACGCCGACGCTCCGCTGCTGCGGTTGAACTTCGTGGCCCTGGTGTCCTCGCTGGAGGCGCTCGCCAGTGGCCAGGCGGAGCAGGCGGACCTGGGGCGCTACGACTCCATCCCGCTGAACGACGGGAAGGGGCTGTTCCACGTCGTCGTGAAGGAGGCCCACGTCTTCGGTGAGGCCGGGGAAGCCTTCATCGGGGACATTGGCATGACGGCCTTCATGGCGGTTCGGCAGCGGCAGGGCGCGCCGGTCGCCGTCATCGCGGGACAGATCGCGGATCTGGGAGATCTGCGCGTATTCGGGGCCGTCGAGACGGTGGACGGCCGTGGGCTCACGGCGGTGCCGCTGCCTCCCCGAGGCGCGAGGGAGGGGGATCTCATCCCCCTGCCTCCGAGGAGCCTCTGCGGGGTGAAGGTGGGGCAGCCCGCCGAGCTGATGCTGCTGCGACCCGCGAAGTCCGCTGGGATGTGGCGGGTGGAGCGCATCGTCCGCTTCGAGCGGTGA
- a CDS encoding Ig-like domain-containing protein, with protein MKTFIHSLSVIALVALVSGCKKVERIDVQPPTVSATEAGKQIPLKASGLTADGQPLPDTKFTFASSDDKIAKVDATGIVTVVKSGSATITVSGAEKTAKVPVEAVIPAAITVKGSPVTLTGLGSTATLEAQVQDDADRPVQGAQVEFVSADPKIVEVSGTTLTAKAPGATQVTATSGALKQNIDVTVKLPEVASVAFDAAPANVKVGESVQLTVLAKTAEGANIEGVTHAFASSNEKIATVDATGKVTGVKPGVATITVKNGEKTAETKLTVKK; from the coding sequence ATGAAGACGTTCATCCATTCCCTGTCGGTCATCGCGCTCGTGGCGCTGGTATCTGGCTGCAAGAAGGTCGAGCGCATCGACGTACAGCCGCCGACGGTGTCGGCCACCGAGGCGGGGAAGCAGATCCCGCTGAAGGCCTCCGGCCTCACCGCAGATGGCCAGCCGCTGCCGGACACGAAGTTCACGTTCGCCTCGAGCGACGACAAGATCGCCAAGGTGGACGCGACCGGCATCGTGACGGTGGTCAAGAGCGGCTCGGCGACCATCACCGTCTCGGGCGCGGAGAAGACCGCCAAGGTGCCCGTGGAGGCCGTCATCCCCGCGGCCATCACCGTCAAGGGCTCGCCCGTCACCCTGACCGGGCTGGGCTCCACGGCGACGCTGGAGGCGCAGGTGCAGGATGACGCGGACCGCCCGGTGCAGGGCGCCCAGGTGGAGTTCGTCAGCGCCGATCCCAAGATCGTCGAGGTGAGCGGCACCACGCTGACGGCCAAGGCCCCGGGCGCCACGCAGGTGACGGCGACCTCCGGCGCCCTGAAGCAGAACATCGACGTCACGGTGAAGCTGCCCGAGGTCGCCTCGGTGGCCTTCGACGCGGCTCCCGCGAACGTGAAGGTCGGCGAGAGCGTGCAGCTGACCGTCCTCGCCAAGACGGCGGAGGGCGCCAACATCGAGGGCGTCACCCACGCCTTCGCCAGCAGCAACGAGAAGATCGCCACCGTGGACGCCACCGGCAAGGTCACCGGCGTGAAGCCCGGTGTCGCCACCATCACCGTGAAGAACGGCGAGAAGACCGCGGAGACGAAGCTCACGGTGAAGAAGTAA